In Deltaproteobacteria bacterium, the sequence CTGCTGTGGTCAAAGACAAAAAACTCTATCTGAGTGTAGGCGGCGGTATTGTTGCAGACTCTGTTCCAGAGGATGAATATGCAGAGACCTTGTTAAAGGCAGAGGCATTTTTAAAAATATTATGAACCATCGCCCTATCATCCCTGTCCTCATCTCATTTGTTTCAGGCATTGTAATTGCCACTTATTACCCTATATCAGAGGATATAATATTTTCCCTCCTTATTGCGATACTGCTCTTTGCAATACTTTTGCTTCTTAAAAGGATAGGTCTATATCCTGCAATTTATCTTGCATTCTTTTTTCTTGGCTCACTCCTTATGTTTCAGGAAATAAATCCTGTCTTACCGCCAAACCATATAAAGAATATTATAGGTGATAAAAAAGAGAAACTGAACATTCAGGGGAAACTTTATCGTTCTCCTGAAAGGTTTACTGACAGAACAAGGCTGTATGTGGAGGCAGAAAGATTATTCAAGGAGAATGATCCTGTTTCAATCAACGGTAAAATCCTTTTAACAGTTGACAGCCCTGATGTAAATTTAAGATACGGCGACAGAATCAGATTTATATCAAAGACCAGTAAACCAAGAAACTTTGGAAACCCCGGAGAATATGATTACAAATGGCATTTTGAAAGAGAAGGGATATATGCAAAGGGTTTTATGGAAAATGAAAGATGGATTGTGCCTGAAGGCAGAGAAACCCATTTTTTATGGACAGGTCTTGAAAATATCAGAAAGGCTCTGAATGACCTTATAGATAAGACTGCTTCTAACAACAAAGGTATTATGAAGGCACTCCTTATTGGTGAAAGCGGCGAGATACCAAAAGAGATAAGGGCAATCTTTGCAAAGACAGGCACTTCACACATTTTAGCAATGTCCGGACTGCACATAGGCATTGTTGCTTTTGTTGTTTACAGCCTGTTTTACAAGATTCTTATACAATCAGAAAAACTGACACTAAAATTTAATATAAGAAAATTAGCCGCCGCCGCCAGCATACCTCCTGTTTTATTTTACGGTCTTATTGCAGGCATGCCTGTGTCAACGCAAAGGGCTGTAATCATGGTTATTGTATTCATACTGGCACTTATCATTAACAGAGAAAAGGATTTATTTAATACCCTTGCCCTTGCTGCTTTTGTAATCCTTATCATATCTCCGTCAGCGGTTTATGATATATCGTTTCAACTCTCATTTGCATCTGTGGCTGCCATCGTCTATTTGATGCCAAAGTTTAAAACCTCTGGCTCTGAACCGCTGCCTCACAGCAGGTATATACGGTTAAGAGATAAAATCATAACAGGACTCCTTGTTTCAATTGCTGCCTCACTCGGCACATCCTTAATAGTCGCATATCACTTCCATAGAGTCTCTATAACAGGTATCTTTGCGAACCTTATTGCTGTGCCTCTAATAGGTTTTATTATTGTGTCTATGGAACTCGCGGCAGGGGCTGTATCTTTATTTTCTTTTATGCTTGCTAAATTTATTATGCAGACAGCGTCCATTATTCTGTCATTTTCTGTATGGATTATAGAACTCTTTTCCCGACTTCCATACTCATCCATCTGGGTTTCAGCACCAACAGTATTTGAGTTCGTGCTGTTTTATTTTTTGATAATATCCATTACAGAAATCAGAAGGGCAGGGTTTGTAAAATATGCCGTGATTGTTCTGACTATCATTCTTATTGGTGATTACGGATACTGGTATTACAAGGTAAATTATAATAAAGACTTAAAGGTTACATTTTTGAGCATAGGTCAGGGTGATTCTGCACTTGTTGAATTCCCGAAAGGTACGAGGATGCTCGTAGACGGCGGCGGTTTTAGGGACAGTGATTTTGATACAGGAGAAAGGCTCATAGCGCCGTTTCTATGGAAGAGCAAGATAAAGACCATTGACTATATTGTTATGAGCCATCCTCAGTCTGACCATTTTAAAGGACTTAAATTCATTGCAGAGAATTTTAATGTAAAAGAGTTCTGGTGGAACGGCGATAATTCTTTAAGTCCTGAATTTAAGGAATTGATGCAGACTATTGAGAAGAAAAATATCAAAAAGAGGTCCATTGATATGGAAGTGATGGATATAAATGGAGTAAAGATAGAATCCTTAAATCCAATAAAACCAGAAGTTATATCTGATAAAAATAATGCATCACTTGTCATGAGACTTTCCTTTGGTAAAGTGGGTTTCCTCTTTACAGGAGATATAGAAAAAGAAGCAGAAGAATCTCTCTTAAAAGAAGGGAAAGACATAAAGGCAGATGTCTTAAAGGTCCCGCATCACGGCAGTCAAACATCATCAACCGAAGGATTTATAAGAGATGTCAGCCCACAGATTGCTGTAATATCCCTTGGATATGCAAATCCGTTCAGGTTTCCACATGAATCTGTTGTTGAAAGGTATCAAGACATGGGTATAAAGATTATGAGGACAGATACTGTGGGTGCGGTTACTGTAGAAACAGATGGGAATGAAAAGCGAGTGTCATCCTACTGGTAAAACCTTATCTTGTTATATTGAAGCCTGTGAATTCACCAGTATAGTCAAGCCACTTTATATCCACACTATCAACCATTGCACCAGAAGGACCCTGCCTGCACCATTTGATAACCTTCTTAACCGCCTCTTCATCACCTTCAAGCATTGCCTCAACTTTGCCGTCCCTTGTATTTCTTACCCAGCCATTAACATTATGGCTAAAAGCCGTATCCTTTGTATTTGCCCTGAAGAATACGCCCTGAACAATGCCTTCTATAATAAGATGCGCCCTGACTTTACGCATATGCTCTTCTCCATTTTTAACTATTTTCAGGTGCAATGCCTTTTCTCAAATGATATACTTTTTTCTATGGACATTCAACTCTTAAACAGGGTTATAAGCGAACTCAAACCTGAAATCCCCGGCGGCATTATATCAAATGTCCATCAGATGGATGAAAGGCATATTATCTTAAAGATATTTGCACGGGGCAGGGATTTTAGACTCCTTATATCAGTTCATCCTCAATTTTTCAGAATCCATCTTACGGAAAAAAGATATGTAAACCCTCCTGCACCCCTCAGATTCTGTAGTTATTTAAGAAGCCATTTAGTAAATCAGCAGATAGAAGATATATCAGTTGTTGAAGGGGAAAGGGTTGTTCAGATATTGTTTAAAGACTTTATTCTTATTATTGAACTTACAGGACGGGACAGCAACATTATCCTTGTGGATAAAAATATGGTGATTCTTGATGCCCTGAGATACTTCTCTCAGGATAAGGGATACCCAAGACCTGTAATGTCGGGTCTTATTTATACACCACCGCCTGCAGGCAAAAAACATTCTGCAGGGTTTAATATATCTCTGGATAATTTTTCATCCTGCAACAGAGCGGTTGATGTATTTTATGAGAGTCCGGTAGATGAGGAAAGATTTACAAGGGAAAAGGCAGATTTAGTCAGGACTGTAAATGATGTCAAAAAGAGACTAGAGAGAAAACTTGAAAACCTCTTTGAAGACAGAAAGAAGGCAGAGGATAATTTAAAACTACAAAGATATGGAGAACTCCTTCTGGCAAACTTCTCTAAAATAAAGAGGGGAATGAAAGAGGTAAGTGTCCTTGATTACTACAATGAACCTCCGCAAGAGATAATAATCCCAATTGACCCTGCGCTTCTGCCGCAGGAAAATATTGATAAAATCTTTAAAAGGGTTAAGAAGGCAAAGAGGGCAATAGAACTTTTAAAAGAGAGGATGCCGTCTGTTGAAGATGAGATTAAATATCTTGAAGATGCATTGTTTCAAATTGATGCATTGGAAGAGAAAGATGATGTTTTAGCAGTAAGAGAGGCGCTAATATCCGCAGGTTATATAAGGGCAAATACAGAAAGAAATAAAAAAGAGGAAATCAAAACAGAGCCTATCAGAAGATTTAAATCCACTGACGGCTGTGAAATACTTTGCGGGAAGACAAGTACTGGCAATGACCTCCTCTTAAAAAAATATGCAAGGGATTATGACCTGTGGTTTCATGCCTATGGTGTGGCAGGTTCTCATGTCCTTTTAAGGTTCAAAGAAAAGAATAAAGAACCGTCTCAAAATTCAATTTTTGAGGCAGGGGCTATTGCTGTATTTTTCAGCAAGGCAAAGAATAGCACAAAGGCAGAGGTTGCATACACAATTGCAAGGAATGTCAAAAAACCAAAGGGAGCAAAACCGGGGCTTGTAACAATAACCAATTATAAAACCATAATGGTTAAGATTGATGAGAATACTGTTAAGAGATTGACTACCTCGCCTGTAAACCCATAACCCAAAAATAGACATAGTGTGGTTTTAAATCGCTATTTTACGGGCATAAGGTGTTATTACCAAATTCCAAGTAATTATGTTATGGTATTATTTATATTTTTGGCAAGTTAAATTATGACTTTCATTCCTGACGACAAAATAGATGCGATAAGAGAGCGGGCTGATATTGTCCAGATTGTTTCTGAATATGTAAGTTTAAAAAAAGCGGGCAAAAACCACAAAGGACTCTGTCCGTTCCATCCTGAAAAAACACCTTCATTCACAGTTAGCGAGGATAAGCAGATATTTTACTGCTTCGGCTGTCATACAGGCGGAAATGTTATTACATTTCTGATGAGGCACGAAAATATGTCATTCCCTGAGACTGTCCAACATCTGGCAAAAAGGTATGGGATAGAGATAAATGAAGTCAGGAGTCAGGAGTCAGGGGTCAGGAGTCAAAAGGAGCAGATGTTTTCAATGAATCAGGCGGCATCAGAGTTTTTTATAAAAAACCTTCAAACTGATTCAAAGGGGGCTCAGAATGCAAGGGATTATCTGAAAAAAAGGGGTTTAACAAATGATATTATTAAAGAATTCAAAATCGGTTATGCGCCTGATTCATGGGATGGTGTTTTGAATTTTTTGAAATACAAAAAATCCCCTCTTGATATTGCTGAAAAGGTCGGACTTATTATTAAGAAAAACGATAGATACTATGATAGGTTTAGAAACAGACTGATGTTCCCGATTTTAGATGTTCAAGCAAGGATTATCGGTTTTGGTGCAAGGACTTTGGGCAATGACGACGCAAAATACATAAACTCTCCTGAGTCAGAAATATTTAAAAAAGGAGAGGTGTTTTATGGTATCCATCAGGCAAAGGCATATGTATCAAAGGCTGGATATACGCTGGTTGTAGAGGGATATTTTGACTTGATAGCACTCCATCAATACGGTTTTAAAAACTCCATTGCAACAATGGGAACTGCACTAACAGAAAATCACTTGGTAAAATTAAGAAACTACGCAGGCGAGGTTTATGCGCTTTTTGATGGTGATGAGGCAGGCAGACGCGCTGCCCTGCGGAGCGTCCCGCTTTTTCTGGATGAAGACACAAAAGCAAGGGTTGTGCTTATACCCCACGGTATTGACCCTGATGACCTTTTAAGAAAACAGGGCAGGGAATCACTGGAAAGATGCATAAAAGAAGCCCAGTCGTTCATGGATTTTCTCATTGATGAAACAAAGAAAAGGTTTGACACTACATCATCCCGCGGAAAGATTGCATTTATAGAAGATGTTGGCCGCTATATCTCTAAGATAAAAAACAATGTGGAAAAAAACTTCTATACAGAAAAAACTGCCCATCTTATGCAGGTGGGCAGGGATGTGGTTGTGTCTGCGATAAAACAAAACACAATCTCCAAGCCCCAAACAGCAAGAATTAAACCTTCAGGCAAAGAGGTGGCTTTATCAAGGGTATCAGGCGCAAGACTTGCGGAAGAAACCATATTGAAGATATTGGTCTTTTATCCAAATTTTTACAGTGAAAGGATAAGAGAGGTCATAGAGGCATTTAAAGACAGCACATTAAAGGATGCAGGAAGGTTTTTGGCGGCAAAACATGATTCAA encodes:
- a CDS encoding NFACT family protein, yielding MDIQLLNRVISELKPEIPGGIISNVHQMDERHIILKIFARGRDFRLLISVHPQFFRIHLTEKRYVNPPAPLRFCSYLRSHLVNQQIEDISVVEGERVVQILFKDFILIIELTGRDSNIILVDKNMVILDALRYFSQDKGYPRPVMSGLIYTPPPAGKKHSAGFNISLDNFSSCNRAVDVFYESPVDEERFTREKADLVRTVNDVKKRLERKLENLFEDRKKAEDNLKLQRYGELLLANFSKIKRGMKEVSVLDYYNEPPQEIIIPIDPALLPQENIDKIFKRVKKAKRAIELLKERMPSVEDEIKYLEDALFQIDALEEKDDVLAVREALISAGYIRANTERNKKEEIKTEPIRRFKSTDGCEILCGKTSTGNDLLLKKYARDYDLWFHAYGVAGSHVLLRFKEKNKEPSQNSIFEAGAIAVFFSKAKNSTKAEVAYTIARNVKKPKGAKPGLVTITNYKTIMVKIDENTVKRLTTSPVNP
- a CDS encoding acylphosphatase — protein: MRKVRAHLIIEGIVQGVFFRANTKDTAFSHNVNGWVRNTRDGKVEAMLEGDEEAVKKVIKWCRQGPSGAMVDSVDIKWLDYTGEFTGFNITR
- a CDS encoding DNA internalization-related competence protein ComEC/Rec2, whose protein sequence is MNHRPIIPVLISFVSGIVIATYYPISEDIIFSLLIAILLFAILLLLKRIGLYPAIYLAFFFLGSLLMFQEINPVLPPNHIKNIIGDKKEKLNIQGKLYRSPERFTDRTRLYVEAERLFKENDPVSINGKILLTVDSPDVNLRYGDRIRFISKTSKPRNFGNPGEYDYKWHFEREGIYAKGFMENERWIVPEGRETHFLWTGLENIRKALNDLIDKTASNNKGIMKALLIGESGEIPKEIRAIFAKTGTSHILAMSGLHIGIVAFVVYSLFYKILIQSEKLTLKFNIRKLAAAASIPPVLFYGLIAGMPVSTQRAVIMVIVFILALIINREKDLFNTLALAAFVILIISPSAVYDISFQLSFASVAAIVYLMPKFKTSGSEPLPHSRYIRLRDKIITGLLVSIAASLGTSLIVAYHFHRVSITGIFANLIAVPLIGFIIVSMELAAGAVSLFSFMLAKFIMQTASIILSFSVWIIELFSRLPYSSIWVSAPTVFEFVLFYFLIISITEIRRAGFVKYAVIVLTIILIGDYGYWYYKVNYNKDLKVTFLSIGQGDSALVEFPKGTRMLVDGGGFRDSDFDTGERLIAPFLWKSKIKTIDYIVMSHPQSDHFKGLKFIAENFNVKEFWWNGDNSLSPEFKELMQTIEKKNIKKRSIDMEVMDINGVKIESLNPIKPEVISDKNNASLVMRLSFGKVGFLFTGDIEKEAEESLLKEGKDIKADVLKVPHHGSQTSSTEGFIRDVSPQIAVISLGYANPFRFPHESVVERYQDMGIKIMRTDTVGAVTVETDGNEKRVSSYW
- a CDS encoding DNA primase, which gives rise to MTFIPDDKIDAIRERADIVQIVSEYVSLKKAGKNHKGLCPFHPEKTPSFTVSEDKQIFYCFGCHTGGNVITFLMRHENMSFPETVQHLAKRYGIEINEVRSQESGVRSQKEQMFSMNQAASEFFIKNLQTDSKGAQNARDYLKKRGLTNDIIKEFKIGYAPDSWDGVLNFLKYKKSPLDIAEKVGLIIKKNDRYYDRFRNRLMFPILDVQARIIGFGARTLGNDDAKYINSPESEIFKKGEVFYGIHQAKAYVSKAGYTLVVEGYFDLIALHQYGFKNSIATMGTALTENHLVKLRNYAGEVYALFDGDEAGRRAALRSVPLFLDEDTKARVVLIPHGIDPDDLLRKQGRESLERCIKEAQSFMDFLIDETKKRFDTTSSRGKIAFIEDVGRYISKIKNNVEKNFYTEKTAHLMQVGRDVVVSAIKQNTISKPQTARIKPSGKEVALSRVSGARLAEETILKILVFYPNFYSERIREVIEAFKDSTLKDAGRFLAAKHDSNMDEKLCIADLLDKMPDENVKQWFIKTSISDIEDIKENPEKILDDCCKKVISYNIDREEVKGLLKQFQEADKTGDRKLLETAAKQFTEKKKKLL